The Streptomyces europaeiscabiei genome window below encodes:
- a CDS encoding rhamnulokinase, with protein MKSYAAVDLGASSGRVMVGRAGRDSLELVEAHRFPNRPVRTPEGLRWDVLSLYAGVLDGLKAAGQVDSVGIDSWAVDYGLLDADGALLGNPVHYRDTRTEGVAEKVWATVPAAELYAATGLQYAPFNTLYQLVAARSSAQLAYAKRLLLIPDLLTYWLTGELGTELTNASTTQLIDPRTRDWSYDVAARLGVDLELFAPLRRPGDPAGLLQRRVLEETGLAGPVPVTTVGSHDTASAVAAVPATGERFAYICTGTWSLAGLELEAPVLTEASRAANFTNELGLDGTVRYLRNIMGLWLLQECVREWGNPDLGELLRAAAGVPALRSVVDAGDSAFLAPGRMPERIAQACRESGQPVPQTPAEVTRCILDSLALAHRRAVTEAQALADHPVDVVHIVGGGTRNALLCQLTADACGLPVVAGPAEAAALGNVLVQARTHGLVGDRASIRRLLARTQPLVRYEPQGDPAAWRAAEDRLTAR; from the coding sequence GTGAAGTCGTACGCGGCGGTCGACCTCGGTGCGTCCAGTGGGCGTGTCATGGTCGGCCGCGCGGGGCGGGACTCGCTGGAGCTGGTCGAGGCCCACCGCTTCCCCAACCGCCCGGTGCGCACACCCGAGGGGCTGCGCTGGGACGTGCTGTCGCTGTACGCGGGGGTCCTGGACGGGCTGAAGGCGGCCGGCCAGGTCGACTCCGTCGGGATCGACAGCTGGGCCGTCGACTACGGGCTGCTCGACGCCGACGGGGCCCTGCTGGGCAACCCGGTGCACTACCGGGACACCCGTACCGAGGGTGTCGCGGAGAAGGTGTGGGCCACCGTGCCCGCCGCCGAGCTGTACGCGGCGACCGGGTTGCAGTACGCGCCCTTCAACACGCTGTACCAGCTGGTCGCCGCCCGGTCGTCCGCCCAGCTGGCGTACGCGAAGAGGCTGTTGCTCATCCCCGATCTGCTGACGTACTGGCTGACCGGTGAGCTGGGGACCGAGCTGACCAACGCCTCGACGACGCAGCTGATCGATCCCAGGACGCGCGACTGGTCGTACGACGTGGCGGCGCGGCTCGGGGTCGACCTGGAGCTGTTCGCGCCGCTGCGGCGGCCCGGGGATCCGGCGGGGCTCCTCCAGCGGCGGGTGCTGGAGGAGACGGGGCTGGCCGGACCGGTTCCGGTGACGACGGTCGGGTCGCACGACACGGCCTCGGCGGTGGCCGCCGTCCCGGCCACCGGTGAGCGGTTCGCGTACATCTGCACCGGCACCTGGTCGCTGGCCGGCCTGGAGCTGGAGGCTCCGGTGCTGACCGAGGCGAGCCGGGCGGCCAACTTCACCAATGAGCTGGGGCTCGACGGCACGGTCCGTTACCTCCGGAACATCATGGGGCTGTGGCTGCTGCAGGAGTGCGTACGGGAGTGGGGGAACCCGGATCTCGGGGAGCTGCTGCGGGCCGCGGCGGGGGTGCCCGCGCTGCGGTCGGTCGTGGACGCCGGGGACTCGGCGTTCCTCGCGCCCGGCCGGATGCCGGAGCGGATCGCGCAGGCGTGCCGGGAGTCGGGGCAGCCCGTTCCGCAGACGCCCGCCGAGGTCACCCGCTGCATCCTCGACTCGCTGGCCCTCGCCCACCGGCGGGCCGTGACCGAGGCCCAGGCGCTGGCCGACCACCCCGTGGACGTCGTCCACATCGTCGGCGGCGGCACCCGCAACGCCCTGCTCTGCCAGCTCACCGCCGACGCCTGCGGGCTGCCGGTGGTGGCGGGACCGGCGGAGGCGGCGGCCCTGGGCAACGTCCTCGTCCAGGCCCGCACCCACGGCCTGGTGGGCGACCGGGCCTCGATACGGCGGCTCCTCGCCCGCACCCAGCCGCTGGTGCGGTACGAGCCGCAGGGCGACCCCGCGGCCTGGCGCGCGGCGGAGGACCGGCTCACCGCACGGTGA
- a CDS encoding bifunctional aldolase/short-chain dehydrogenase, which yields MATHSEAAALLARSRRLGADPRNTNYAGGNTSAKGTDTDPVTGGDVELMWVKGSGGDLGTLTEAGLAVLRLDRMRALVDVYPGVEREDEMVAAFDYCLHGKGGAAPSIDTAMHGLVDAAHVDHLHPDSGIALACAADGEKLTAECFGDSVVWVPWRRPGFQLGLDIAAVKRENPQAIGCVLGGHGITAWGDTAEECEKNSLHIIRTAEQFLVERGKAEPFGPAVEGYAALAAPERGERAAALAPHIRAIASQDRPQVGHFTDAEVVLDFLASAEHPRLAALGTSCPDHFLRTKVRPLVLDLPPTADLDAAIARLKELHAEYRDEYAAYYQRHAEPDSPAMRGADPAIVLIPGVGMFSFGKDKQTARVAGEFYVNAINVMRGAEAVSTYAPIEESEKFRIEYWALEEAKLQRMPKAKPLATRVALVTGAGSGIGKAIAHRLVAEGACVVVADLNGENAAAVAEELGGADKAVAVTVDVTDEEQIGAAFKAAALAFGGVDLVVNNAGISISKPLLETSARDWDLQHDIMARGSFLVSREAARVMIAQGLGGDIVYIASKNAVFAGPNNIAYSATKADQAHQVRLLAAELGEHGIRVNGVNPDGVVRGSGIFAAGWGAQRAATYGIEEEKLGEFYAQRTILKREVLPDHVANAVFALTGGELTHTTGLHVPVDAGVAAAFLR from the coding sequence ATGGCAACCCATTCCGAAGCCGCAGCTCTGCTCGCCCGGTCCCGTCGGCTCGGTGCCGATCCCCGCAACACCAACTACGCCGGTGGCAACACGTCCGCCAAGGGGACCGACACCGATCCCGTCACCGGAGGTGATGTGGAGCTGATGTGGGTGAAGGGGTCCGGCGGTGACCTCGGGACGCTCACCGAGGCGGGGCTGGCCGTGCTGCGGCTCGACCGCATGCGGGCGCTCGTCGACGTGTACCCGGGCGTCGAGCGCGAGGACGAGATGGTGGCCGCGTTCGACTACTGCCTGCACGGCAAGGGTGGGGCGGCGCCGTCCATCGACACCGCCATGCACGGGCTGGTGGACGCCGCCCACGTCGATCACCTGCACCCCGACTCCGGGATCGCGCTCGCCTGCGCGGCCGACGGGGAGAAGCTGACCGCCGAGTGTTTCGGGGACAGCGTGGTGTGGGTGCCGTGGCGGCGACCCGGCTTCCAGCTCGGGCTGGACATCGCGGCGGTCAAGCGGGAGAACCCGCAGGCCATCGGGTGCGTGCTGGGCGGACACGGGATCACCGCCTGGGGTGACACCGCCGAGGAGTGCGAGAAGAACTCGCTGCACATCATCCGTACGGCCGAGCAGTTCCTCGTCGAGCGCGGGAAGGCCGAGCCGTTCGGGCCCGCCGTCGAGGGGTACGCGGCGCTCGCCGCCCCGGAGCGCGGGGAGCGGGCCGCCGCCCTGGCGCCGCACATCCGGGCGATCGCCTCGCAGGACAGGCCGCAGGTCGGGCACTTCACCGACGCGGAGGTCGTCCTCGACTTCCTGGCGAGCGCGGAGCACCCGCGGCTCGCCGCCCTGGGCACCTCGTGCCCCGACCACTTCCTGCGTACGAAGGTCCGGCCGCTCGTGCTGGACCTTCCGCCGACCGCCGATCTCGACGCGGCGATCGCGCGGCTGAAGGAGCTGCACGCCGAGTACCGGGACGAGTACGCCGCCTACTACCAGCGGCACGCCGAGCCCGACTCCCCCGCGATGCGCGGCGCCGACCCGGCGATCGTGCTGATCCCGGGGGTCGGCATGTTCAGCTTCGGCAAGGACAAGCAGACCGCGCGGGTGGCCGGCGAGTTCTACGTCAACGCGATCAACGTGATGCGGGGCGCCGAGGCCGTGTCGACGTACGCGCCGATCGAGGAGTCGGAGAAGTTCCGCATCGAGTACTGGGCGCTGGAGGAGGCAAAGCTCCAGCGGATGCCCAAGGCGAAGCCGCTCGCGACGCGAGTCGCGCTCGTCACGGGTGCGGGCAGCGGGATCGGCAAGGCGATCGCCCACCGGCTGGTCGCCGAGGGGGCGTGTGTCGTCGTCGCCGATCTCAACGGCGAGAACGCCGCCGCCGTCGCCGAGGAGCTGGGCGGGGCCGACAAGGCCGTGGCCGTCACCGTCGACGTGACGGACGAGGAGCAGATCGGTGCGGCCTTCAAGGCCGCCGCGCTGGCCTTCGGCGGTGTCGACCTCGTCGTCAACAACGCGGGCATCTCGATCTCCAAGCCGCTGCTGGAGACGTCGGCCAGGGACTGGGATCTCCAGCACGACATCATGGCGCGCGGTTCCTTCCTCGTGTCGCGCGAGGCGGCCCGCGTGATGATCGCGCAGGGGCTGGGCGGCGACATCGTCTACATCGCCTCGAAGAACGCCGTCTTCGCCGGACCCAACAACATCGCCTACTCCGCCACCAAGGCCGACCAGGCGCACCAGGTGCGGCTGCTGGCCGCCGAGCTGGGTGAGCACGGTATCCGCGTCAACGGGGTCAACCCCGACGGTGTGGTGCGTGGCTCCGGGATCTTCGCGGCGGGCTGGGGCGCGCAGCGTGCGGCGACCTACGGGATCGAGGAGGAGAAGCTGGGCGAGTTCTACGCGCAGCGGACCATCCTCAAGCGCGAGGTGCTGCCGGACCACGTGGCGAACGCGGTGTTCGCGCTGACGGGCGGGGAGCTGACGCACACCACCGGTCTGCACGTCCCGGTCGACGCCGGCGTGGCCGCCGCCTTCCTCCGATGA
- a CDS encoding (Fe-S)-binding protein, with translation MRVALFLTCVNDTLYPDTGRAVVKLLTRLGVDVDFPMGQTCCGQAHYNTGYRHEAEPLARKFSDVFREYEAIVTPSGSCGAMVRELYPRMGERARAEGRGDTLARTLAPVVPKTYELTEFLVDVLGVTDVGAYYPHKVTYHPTCHGLRSLGLGERPQKLLQAVKGLELVELPGADECCGFGGTFAVKNSDVSAAMGTDKVRNAESTGAEVLCAADNSCLMHIGGTMTRLRTAVRPVHIAEILASTEEEPLG, from the coding sequence ATGCGTGTCGCCCTGTTCCTGACCTGTGTCAACGACACGCTCTATCCGGACACCGGCCGGGCCGTGGTGAAACTGCTGACCAGGCTGGGTGTGGACGTCGACTTCCCGATGGGTCAGACCTGCTGCGGGCAGGCCCACTACAACACCGGGTACCGGCACGAGGCCGAGCCGCTGGCCCGGAAGTTCTCCGATGTATTCCGGGAGTACGAGGCGATCGTGACGCCGTCCGGCTCGTGCGGTGCGATGGTGCGGGAGCTGTATCCGCGGATGGGTGAGCGGGCGCGGGCGGAGGGGCGCGGGGACACCCTGGCGCGGACGCTGGCGCCGGTCGTGCCGAAGACGTACGAGCTGACCGAGTTCCTGGTGGACGTGCTGGGCGTGACCGACGTCGGCGCGTACTACCCGCACAAGGTGACGTACCACCCGACCTGCCACGGGCTGCGGAGCCTCGGCCTCGGCGAGCGGCCGCAGAAACTGCTCCAGGCCGTGAAGGGGCTGGAGCTGGTGGAGCTGCCGGGCGCCGACGAGTGCTGCGGCTTCGGTGGCACGTTCGCCGTGAAGAACTCCGATGTCTCGGCGGCCATGGGTACGGACAAGGTGCGCAACGCCGAGTCGACGGGCGCCGAGGTGCTGTGCGCGGCCGACAACTCGTGCCTGATGCACATCGGCGGCACGATGACCCGGCTGCGCACGGCCGTACGCCCGGTCCACATCGCGGAGATCCTGGCGAGCACGGAAGAGGAGCCCCTCGGATGA
- a CDS encoding LutC/YkgG family protein — translation MSSRDLILGRVRRALADVPRDETPYEQAVERGYLREHGALGVARTVELLAENLADYRAIVHRTDADGLAGVVAGLLREHGSRTVLAPPGLREEWLAASEAARVPDHGESTAHELDRVDSVVTACALAIAETGTIVLDGSPDQGRRRITLVPDHHICVVRVPEQVVSSVPQALERLDPARPLTWISGPSATSDIELDRVEGVHGPRTLEVVLVTGSGDQAVSDGS, via the coding sequence GTGAGCAGCAGGGATCTGATCCTGGGCCGGGTGCGGCGCGCCCTCGCCGACGTCCCCCGGGACGAAACGCCGTACGAGCAGGCGGTCGAGCGGGGTTATCTCCGTGAGCACGGAGCACTGGGCGTCGCTCGGACGGTTGAGCTGCTGGCGGAGAACCTGGCGGACTACCGGGCGATCGTGCACCGCACGGACGCGGACGGGCTCGCCGGGGTCGTCGCCGGGCTGTTGCGTGAGCACGGATCGAGGACGGTGCTGGCTCCGCCGGGACTGCGCGAGGAATGGCTGGCGGCGAGCGAAGCGGCACGCGTACCGGACCACGGGGAGAGCACCGCGCACGAGCTGGACCGGGTCGACAGTGTGGTCACCGCCTGTGCCCTCGCCATCGCCGAGACCGGCACGATCGTCCTCGACGGCTCCCCCGACCAGGGCCGCCGCCGGATCACCCTCGTACCCGACCACCACATCTGTGTCGTCCGCGTACCGGAGCAGGTCGTGTCGTCGGTGCCGCAGGCGCTCGAACGCCTCGATCCGGCCCGCCCGTTGACCTGGATCTCCGGGCCGTCCGCCACCAGTGACATCGAGCTGGACCGGGTGGAGGGGGTGCACGGCCCGCGCACCCTGGAGGTGGTGCTGGTGACCGGGAGCGGCGACCAGGCCGTTTCTGACGGCTCTTGA
- the rhaI gene encoding L-rhamnose isomerase, with the protein MTELAAVKAALKTQAVETPSWAYGNSGTRFKVFAQQGVPRNPWEKLDDAGKVHEFTGVAPTVALHIPWDKVEDYAALAKHAEQRGVKLGAINSNTFQDDDYKLGSVCHPQAAIRRKAVDHLLECVDIMDATGSRDLKLWFADGTNYPGQDDIRERQDRLAEALAEVYERLGDEQRMLLEYKFFEPAFYATDVPDWGTAYAHCLKLGPKAQVVVDTGHHAPGTNIEFIVATLLREGKLGAFDFNSRFYADDDLMVGSADPFQLFRIMYEVVRGGGFTPEVAFMLDQCHNIEAKIPAIIRSVMNVQEATAKALLVDRDALRSAQQAGDVLEANAVLMDAYNTDVRPLLREVREEMGLDADPMGAYRRSGWASKIVEERVGGEQAGWGA; encoded by the coding sequence GTGACCGAGCTCGCCGCGGTGAAGGCCGCCCTCAAAACACAGGCCGTCGAGACGCCGTCGTGGGCGTACGGGAACTCGGGAACGCGCTTCAAGGTGTTCGCCCAACAGGGTGTTCCGCGCAATCCCTGGGAGAAGCTGGACGACGCCGGGAAGGTCCACGAGTTCACCGGGGTGGCCCCGACCGTGGCGCTGCACATCCCCTGGGACAAGGTCGAGGACTACGCGGCCCTCGCGAAGCACGCCGAGCAGCGTGGCGTGAAGCTGGGCGCCATCAACTCCAACACCTTCCAGGACGACGACTACAAGCTGGGCAGCGTCTGCCACCCTCAGGCGGCGATCCGCCGCAAGGCGGTCGATCATCTGCTGGAGTGCGTCGACATCATGGACGCGACCGGGTCCCGGGACCTGAAGCTGTGGTTCGCGGACGGTACGAACTATCCCGGCCAGGACGACATCCGTGAGCGGCAGGACCGGCTGGCCGAGGCGCTCGCCGAGGTCTACGAGCGGCTCGGGGACGAGCAGCGGATGCTGCTGGAGTACAAGTTCTTCGAGCCGGCGTTCTACGCGACCGACGTGCCGGACTGGGGCACCGCCTACGCCCACTGCCTGAAGCTCGGTCCGAAGGCGCAGGTCGTGGTCGACACCGGGCACCACGCGCCGGGGACCAACATCGAGTTCATCGTGGCGACGCTGCTGCGCGAGGGGAAGCTCGGCGCGTTCGACTTCAACTCGCGGTTCTACGCCGACGACGACCTGATGGTGGGTTCCGCCGACCCGTTCCAGCTCTTCCGGATCATGTACGAGGTCGTGCGTGGCGGCGGGTTCACTCCCGAGGTCGCGTTCATGCTCGACCAGTGCCACAACATCGAGGCGAAGATCCCGGCGATCATCCGGTCGGTGATGAACGTGCAGGAGGCCACGGCCAAGGCGCTGCTGGTGGACCGGGACGCGTTGCGCTCCGCTCAGCAGGCCGGGGATGTGCTGGAGGCCAACGCGGTGCTGATGGACGCGTACAACACGGATGTGCGGCCGTTGCTGCGTGAGGTGCGCGAGGAGATGGGGCTGGACGCCGACCCCATGGGGGCGTACCGCCGGTCCGGATGGGCCTCGAAGATCGTTGAGGAGCGGGTGGGTGGAGAGCAGGCGGGTTGGGGGGCGTGA
- a CDS encoding sugar ABC transporter ATP-binding protein, which translates to MTHRSDTGPAPVLALKGISKSFGAVRALRDVSLELFPGEVHALAGENGAGKSTLIKSLAGVHRPDSGQVLLDGEPTVFHGPADARDAGIAVIYQEPTLFPDLSIAENIFMGRQPRRALGRIDHKATHAATLALMQRLGVELDPDRPARGLSIADQQIVEIAKALSFDARVLIMDEPTAALTGSEVARLFGVVRTLREQGSAVLFISHRLEEIFQICQRVTTLRDGAWIASEPVEGMTEDDLVRRMVGRDLAELYPKQEVEPGEVALSVRRLTREGVFTDVSFDVRRGEIVGLAGLVGAGRTEVARAVFGIDRWDAGEVDLDGKALTNGAPSTAMAAGLALVPEDRRAQGLVMDMSIERNIGLTGLRKTVKAGLVDRGAERSRSLDWAVKLQVKYARIADTVNTLSGGNQQKVVLAKWLATGPKVLIVDEPTRGIDVGTKAEVHRLLSQLAADGVAVLMISSDLPEILGMADRVLVMHEGRLTAEIPRSEATEESVMAAATGRAAA; encoded by the coding sequence ATGACCCACCGGTCCGACACGGGTCCGGCCCCCGTTCTCGCGTTGAAGGGCATTTCCAAGTCCTTCGGCGCCGTACGCGCCCTGCGGGACGTGTCCCTCGAACTGTTCCCGGGCGAGGTGCACGCACTCGCCGGGGAGAACGGCGCGGGCAAGTCGACCCTGATCAAGAGCCTCGCCGGGGTGCACCGACCGGATTCCGGTCAGGTGCTCCTCGACGGCGAGCCCACGGTCTTCCACGGCCCGGCCGACGCCCGGGACGCGGGCATCGCCGTGATCTACCAGGAGCCCACTCTCTTCCCCGACCTTTCGATCGCCGAAAACATCTTCATGGGCCGCCAGCCGCGCCGCGCCCTCGGCCGCATCGACCACAAGGCCACCCATGCGGCGACTCTCGCCCTGATGCAGCGGCTCGGTGTCGAACTCGACCCCGACCGCCCGGCGCGCGGCCTGTCCATCGCCGACCAGCAGATCGTCGAGATCGCCAAGGCGCTCTCCTTCGACGCCCGCGTCCTGATCATGGACGAGCCGACGGCGGCCCTCACCGGCAGCGAGGTGGCCCGGCTCTTCGGTGTCGTCCGCACCCTGCGCGAGCAGGGCTCCGCCGTCCTCTTCATCTCCCACCGTCTGGAGGAGATCTTCCAGATCTGCCAGCGGGTCACCACCCTGCGCGACGGCGCCTGGATCGCCAGCGAACCGGTCGAGGGCATGACCGAGGACGACCTGGTCCGCCGCATGGTCGGCCGCGACCTGGCGGAGCTGTACCCGAAGCAGGAGGTCGAGCCGGGCGAGGTCGCGCTGAGCGTGCGCCGGCTGACCCGCGAGGGCGTCTTCACCGATGTCTCCTTCGACGTCCGCCGCGGCGAGATCGTCGGCCTGGCCGGCCTCGTCGGCGCCGGCCGCACGGAGGTGGCGCGGGCCGTCTTCGGCATCGACCGCTGGGACGCGGGCGAGGTCGACCTCGACGGCAAGGCGCTCACCAACGGCGCCCCCTCCACCGCGATGGCCGCCGGGCTCGCCCTGGTCCCCGAGGACCGCCGCGCCCAGGGCCTGGTGATGGACATGTCCATCGAGCGGAACATCGGGCTCACCGGACTCCGCAAGACCGTGAAGGCCGGCCTCGTCGACCGCGGCGCCGAACGCAGCCGCTCCCTCGACTGGGCCGTCAAGCTCCAGGTGAAGTACGCCCGGATCGCCGACACCGTCAACACGCTGTCCGGCGGCAACCAGCAGAAGGTCGTCCTCGCCAAGTGGCTCGCCACCGGGCCGAAGGTGCTGATCGTCGACGAGCCCACCCGCGGCATCGACGTCGGTACGAAGGCCGAGGTGCACCGCCTCCTCAGCCAGCTCGCCGCCGACGGCGTGGCCGTACTGATGATCTCCTCCGACCTGCCCGAGATCCTCGGCATGGCCGACCGCGTGCTCGTGATGCACGAGGGTCGGCTCACCGCCGAGATCCCTCGCTCCGAAGCCACCGAGGAATCCGTGATGGCCGCAGCCACCGGGAGGGCCGCCGCATGA
- a CDS encoding LutB/LldF family L-lactate oxidation iron-sulfur protein yields MSGTYLGMPAFPKAAHEAVHNTTLRGNLRHATHTIRAKRASAVAEMSDWAALREAGKQIKDHTLRHLDRYLVQLEEAVTAAGGTVHWAADADEANRIVTYLVKATGESEVVKVKSMATQEIGLNEALEAEGINAYETDLAELIVQLGKDRPSHILVPAIHRNRGEIRDIFAREMSEWGRPAPEGLTDSPAELADAARLHLREKFLRAKVGVSGANFMVAETGTLVVVESEGNGRMCLTLPETLISVVGIEKIVPTWQDLEVFLQTLPRSSTAERMNPYTSTWTGTTDEDGPQAFHLVLIDNGRTDTLADEVGRQALRCIRCSACLNVCPVYERAGGHAYGSVYPGPIGAILSPQLRGTGSEIDASLPYASSLCGACYEVCPVAIDIPEVLVHLRERVAQGGPVTEQGNKVVLKPAKGHAAERAAMRAARWAFSHPGALRTGQRLASRTRRFHPRTLPGPGKAWSASRDLPALPAEPFRDWWQRTNGGKDTGK; encoded by the coding sequence ATGAGCGGGACGTATCTCGGTATGCCGGCCTTCCCGAAGGCCGCGCACGAAGCCGTGCACAACACGACCCTGCGCGGCAATCTGCGCCACGCCACGCACACCATCCGTGCCAAACGCGCGAGCGCGGTCGCGGAGATGTCCGACTGGGCCGCGCTGCGCGAGGCCGGCAAACAGATCAAGGACCACACGCTCCGTCATCTCGACCGGTACCTCGTGCAGTTGGAGGAGGCGGTCACGGCCGCGGGCGGCACGGTCCACTGGGCCGCCGACGCGGACGAGGCCAACCGGATCGTCACGTATCTCGTCAAGGCGACCGGGGAGAGCGAGGTCGTCAAGGTCAAGTCGATGGCCACGCAGGAGATCGGGCTGAACGAGGCGCTGGAGGCCGAGGGGATCAACGCCTACGAGACCGACCTCGCCGAACTCATCGTGCAGTTGGGCAAGGACCGGCCCTCGCACATCCTCGTCCCGGCGATCCACCGCAACCGGGGCGAGATCCGTGACATCTTCGCGCGCGAGATGAGCGAGTGGGGCCGCCCGGCCCCCGAAGGCCTCACCGACTCGCCCGCCGAGCTGGCGGACGCCGCGCGGCTGCATCTGCGGGAGAAGTTCCTGCGCGCCAAGGTCGGTGTCTCCGGCGCCAACTTCATGGTCGCCGAGACCGGCACGCTGGTGGTCGTGGAGTCCGAGGGCAACGGCCGGATGTGCCTCACCCTGCCCGAGACCCTGATCTCCGTCGTCGGCATCGAGAAGATCGTCCCGACCTGGCAGGACCTGGAGGTGTTCCTGCAGACCCTCCCCCGCTCCTCCACGGCCGAGCGGATGAACCCGTACACCTCCACCTGGACCGGCACCACCGACGAGGACGGCCCGCAGGCGTTCCACCTCGTCCTCATCGACAACGGCCGCACCGACACCCTCGCCGACGAGGTGGGCCGCCAGGCCCTGCGCTGCATCCGTTGCTCGGCCTGCCTCAACGTCTGCCCGGTGTACGAGCGGGCGGGCGGCCACGCCTACGGCTCGGTCTACCCGGGCCCGATCGGCGCCATCCTGAGCCCTCAACTCCGGGGCACGGGAAGCGAGATCGACGCCTCCCTGCCGTACGCCTCCTCGCTGTGCGGCGCCTGCTACGAGGTGTGCCCGGTCGCCATCGACATCCCCGAGGTGCTGGTGCATCTGCGGGAGCGGGTCGCGCAGGGCGGCCCGGTGACGGAACAGGGCAACAAGGTCGTCCTCAAGCCCGCGAAGGGGCACGCAGCCGAGCGCGCGGCGATGCGCGCGGCCCGCTGGGCGTTCAGCCACCCCGGCGCGCTGCGCACCGGGCAGCGGCTCGCGTCCCGCACCCGCCGCTTCCATCCCCGTACGCTGCCGGGCCCCGGCAAGGCGTGGAGCGCCAGTCGCGATCTTCCCGCGCTGCCCGCCGAGCCGTTCCGGGACTGGTGGCAGCGTACGAACGGCGGAAAGGACACGGGCAAGTGA
- a CDS encoding ABC transporter permease, protein MTVTTPQNTPVAEVPKSSGTRLVDRVFKMRELAILAVFLVMIVVTQLGNSEFLTEQGIKDLLLNATILVLVAVGQSLVVITRNVDLSVGSTLGISAFAAGTYLQGGGNAVVAVFLAVLMGIGFGLLNGLLVSLGQVPALVVTLGTLYIIRGIDSIWVGSRQITASALPDGFIDFGSGGISAVPYLALIAVAVLVATAYYMKHFGSGRELYALGSNPEAARLAGIPVRKRILVAYTFCGALAGLAGALYLARFGNVDSSTGNGYELTVVSAVVVGGVVFTGGSGSVYGAALGALLLTSINSVLPALGVSSVWVLAINGILLILAIAVDRVVALRVAAALKKRNARHG, encoded by the coding sequence ATGACGGTGACCACCCCTCAGAACACCCCCGTCGCCGAGGTGCCCAAGTCCAGCGGCACCCGGCTCGTGGACCGCGTCTTCAAGATGCGTGAACTCGCCATCCTGGCCGTCTTCCTGGTGATGATCGTCGTCACCCAGCTCGGCAACAGCGAGTTCCTCACCGAGCAGGGCATCAAGGACCTCCTGCTCAACGCGACCATCCTGGTACTGGTCGCCGTCGGCCAGTCGCTGGTCGTCATCACCCGGAACGTCGACCTGTCGGTCGGCTCCACCCTCGGCATCAGCGCCTTCGCCGCCGGCACCTATCTCCAGGGCGGCGGGAACGCGGTCGTGGCCGTGTTCCTGGCGGTCCTGATGGGCATCGGCTTCGGCCTGCTGAACGGTCTGCTGGTCAGCCTCGGCCAGGTGCCCGCCCTCGTCGTCACCCTCGGCACGCTCTACATCATCCGGGGCATCGACTCGATCTGGGTCGGCTCCCGCCAGATCACCGCGTCCGCCCTGCCCGACGGATTCATCGACTTCGGCTCCGGCGGCATCTCCGCGGTGCCGTATCTGGCACTGATCGCGGTGGCGGTGCTGGTGGCCACGGCGTACTACATGAAGCACTTCGGCAGCGGCCGCGAGCTGTACGCCCTCGGCTCCAACCCGGAGGCCGCCCGCCTCGCCGGCATCCCGGTCCGCAAGCGGATCCTGGTGGCGTACACCTTCTGCGGCGCCCTCGCGGGCCTCGCCGGAGCGCTGTACCTGGCCCGCTTCGGCAACGTCGACTCCAGCACCGGCAACGGCTACGAACTCACCGTCGTCAGCGCGGTCGTGGTCGGCGGCGTCGTCTTCACCGGCGGCTCCGGCAGTGTCTACGGCGCGGCGCTCGGCGCCCTGCTGCTGACCTCCATCAACAGCGTGCTGCCCGCCCTCGGTGTCAGCTCGGTGTGGGTGCTGGCCATCAACGGCATCCTGCTCATCCTCGCCATCGCCGTGGACCGTGTGGTCGCGCTGAGGGTGGCGGCCGCCCTGAAGAAGAGGAACGCCCGCCATGGCTGA